One window of the Chryseotalea sp. WA131a genome contains the following:
- the dnaJ gene encoding molecular chaperone DnaJ: MAKRDYYEILGVSKGASSEEIKKAYRKTAIQFHPDKNPGNKEAEEKFKEAAEAYEVLSDESKRAQYDRFGHNRPGGGGGYSSHEMNMEDIFSQFGDIFGGGGGSPFDSFFGGGSGRSRQRKGSNLRIKLKLTLDEIANGVEKKIKVNRLTVADGVTFKTCPTCQGTGQVRKVVNTMLGQMVSASTCSTCNGAGQSIDKRPSGVDSSGLISKEDLISVKIPAGVADGMQLSMAGKGNEAPGGGIPGDLLILIEETEDKHLKRDGHNLIFDLHISFVDAALGTSVEVPSIGGKVRIKIDPGTQSGRILRLRGKGLKDVNGYSTGDQLIYINVWVPKKLSPEEKTKIESLRSSPNFQPSPDANEKGFFEKMKEYFG, encoded by the coding sequence ATGGCAAAAAGAGATTACTACGAAATACTGGGTGTAAGCAAAGGCGCTTCGTCAGAAGAGATAAAAAAGGCTTATCGCAAAACAGCCATACAATTTCACCCCGATAAAAATCCGGGCAACAAAGAGGCTGAAGAAAAATTTAAAGAAGCAGCCGAAGCTTACGAAGTGCTGAGCGATGAAAGCAAACGCGCCCAGTACGACCGCTTTGGGCACAACCGCCCAGGTGGTGGCGGTGGCTACAGCAGCCATGAAATGAACATGGAAGACATCTTCAGCCAGTTTGGAGATATCTTTGGTGGAGGCGGTGGCAGCCCATTCGATAGCTTCTTTGGAGGTGGCAGCGGTCGTTCGCGCCAGCGCAAAGGTTCTAACCTGCGCATCAAACTAAAACTTACACTCGATGAGATTGCCAATGGCGTTGAGAAAAAAATAAAAGTCAACCGGCTTACTGTTGCCGATGGCGTTACCTTTAAAACCTGCCCTACCTGCCAAGGCACGGGGCAAGTGCGCAAGGTGGTGAACACCATGCTGGGCCAAATGGTATCCGCCAGCACATGCTCAACTTGCAATGGCGCAGGTCAAAGTATTGACAAACGCCCTTCGGGAGTTGATAGCTCAGGTTTGATTTCAAAAGAAGATTTAATCTCCGTAAAAATTCCAGCCGGTGTGGCCGATGGCATGCAGCTATCGATGGCTGGCAAGGGGAACGAGGCACCCGGTGGAGGCATTCCCGGTGATTTGTTGATATTGATAGAAGAAACAGAAGACAAACACTTAAAGCGCGATGGGCATAACCTGATTTTTGATTTGCACATCAGCTTTGTAGATGCCGCCCTTGGCACTTCCGTAGAAGTTCCTTCTATCGGTGGCAAAGTGCGCATTAAAATTGACCCCGGCACGCAGAGCGGGCGCATTTTGCGCTTGCGCGGAAAAGGGTTGAAAGACGTAAACGGCTACAGCACGGGCGATCAACTGATCTACATCAACGTGTGGGTGCCCAAAAAACTAAGCCCTGAAGAAAAAA
- a CDS encoding four helix bundle protein: protein MVKSFKDLDVYKLSYEVAMDLFRISRRFPKEELYSLTSQLVRSLRSVSANIVEGWSKRHYENKFKNHLIDALGSNGESQNWISFASDCGYISTYEYKNFEDKFDHIGKMLTKLHQNWETKTNQ, encoded by the coding sequence ATGGTAAAGTCTTTTAAGGATTTAGATGTGTACAAGTTATCGTACGAAGTAGCAATGGACTTGTTTCGAATTTCAAGAAGGTTTCCAAAAGAAGAATTGTATTCTTTAACGTCTCAACTCGTACGCTCCTTAAGGTCGGTAAGTGCAAATATTGTTGAAGGTTGGTCGAAAAGACATTATGAAAATAAATTTAAGAATCATTTGATTGATGCGTTGGGTTCAAATGGCGAAAGCCAAAACTGGATTTCATTCGCATCAGACTGTGGATATATTTCAACTTATGAATACAAAAATTTCGAAGATAAATTCGACCACATAGGCAAAATGCTTACGAAACTTCATCAAAATTGGGAAACCAAAACAAATCAATAA
- a CDS encoding nucleotide exchange factor GrpE has protein sequence MENTVHPEPELSKHDDSTPEVEIPGQTPEAERTTTASPVDATKKLQDELAEAKDKYVRLYAEFDNFRRRSAKEKLDMIQSANEQLLKSLLSVADDFERAEKTFPDKTDKAAEGFFLIQNKFKKILEQYSVKAMEAAGADFNPDLHEAITQIPAPEEKLKGKVVDVVEKGYLLNDKVIRFAKVVVGS, from the coding sequence ATGGAAAATACTGTTCATCCAGAACCTGAATTGAGCAAACACGATGATTCAACCCCAGAAGTAGAGATTCCCGGCCAAACGCCCGAGGCCGAGCGAACCACCACGGCCTCGCCCGTTGATGCCACCAAAAAGCTGCAAGACGAATTGGCAGAGGCCAAAGACAAATATGTGCGCTTGTATGCCGAGTTCGATAACTTCCGTAGGCGCTCGGCCAAAGAGAAGCTGGACATGATTCAATCGGCCAACGAGCAGTTGCTAAAATCGCTGCTATCCGTAGCCGATGATTTTGAGCGGGCAGAGAAAACTTTTCCTGACAAAACCGATAAAGCAGCCGAAGGATTTTTTCTGATTCAGAACAAGTTTAAAAAAATATTGGAGCAATACAGCGTAAAAGCAATGGAGGCCGCTGGCGCAGACTTCAACCCCGACTTGCACGAGGCCATCACCCAAATACCAGCACCCGAAGAAAAACTGAAAGGCAAAGTAGTAGATGTGGTGGAGAAGGGATATTTGTTAAATGACAAAGTAATCAGGTTTGCAAAAGTTGTTGTTGGAAGTTAG